The genome window CATTCGATATGGAAGGCGGAAGCGTTCTGATGGAAGACATAGAATCCGCGATGGAACGTTTCGAAACGAACGGAAACGTTAGTTTTTTTCTCATACAACCGAACGAGTTTCGATCGGAACAAAAAAGAATTCTCGAGCAAAAATTGGGATCGAACTTTCGAATCGAAACCGTCGAAGACATCCGCGAAAAATCGGGAAACGCGTTGCGATCGTTCCAACTCAATCTTTTGGTGATCTCTTTTATCTCTTTGATCATAGCGTTCTTTATGGTTTCCAACACGATGTCCGGTTTATACGTCAGTCGTGAAAAGGAACTCGGAATCTTAAAGACGATGGGACTGAGTCCGGGTCACACGTTCTTGCTCTTCGTTTCGCAAGCGATGTTGCTCGGAGTTGTGGGAAGCGTTCTCGGACTCGGTTTAGGATTTCTATTTTCCAGATTGGATTTTTTCAGTCCGGAAGCGGCCTCCGCCGATCTTTCTTATCTCAAAACGTATAAGTCGATTCCCTCCTCCACTTGGATGTTCGGTTTAACGATCGGGATCGCGGGTTCGTTTATCTCCGCGGCCTTTCCTTCTTTCCGTGCGGGAAGAATCTCTCCGATTACGATTTTGCGGGAATCCGCTTCGGGCACGGTTCGCGTTCGAGAATCTCGTCTTTTTGCGATCGGACTTTCGCTTCTTCTGACGTTTTCGTTCGTCGCATTTTTACCGGTTCGTTCCAAATTTCCTTGGGCCGGTCTTTTGGGAATCGGAGGAATCGTGATCGGCGTAACCCTTTGTTTTCCCCGGGTGTTTCAAATTCTTAGCGCGTTCTTTTTTCGGCTCAGCGAACGATCCGACCGTTCTTTTGTGTTTATGAAGGTCGGCTTGGAAGAAACGAGAAACCAACCCTTTCGAAACACTCTTACTTCCGCAACACTGATGCTCGCCACGGCCCTTGTCGTTTGTCTTTCGATCCTCACCGATAGTTACCGCAGATCCTTGAACGACTGGGTCGAGGCGGAATTTCCCGCCGAGCTTACGATCATCAACACGGCGAACTTGGCGGCGGGAATTCACGGAGGAGTTCCGATTTATTTGTTAAGCGAACTCCGTAAAATTCCCGAAGTTTCTTCGTTGGACGGCTTCTGCGTCAACACGAGAATTTCAACGAACCGAGGGAACTTTACGATTCATGCATATACGTTTTCCGCATACGATCGCGAACATTCTCCGGAACGTCTGATCGTCAACGAGAACGAACTTCTGATTTCCTCGAATATGGCGTATCTCCAAAACTTCCAAGTCGGAGACAGGATCACGATCGAAACCAAACTCGGACCGAAGGAATTTCTGATCCGCGGAATCAAGGAACACTTTTTTTCGGAACGGGGAACGATCATGATGGATATCGGAAACTACGAAAAATTTTTCGGAATCCAAGGATACAATTCGATTAAGATTTTTCTAAAGAAGGACTCGGACCACCAACGAGCGGAACGTTCTATCGCCGAAATTCTTACACAAAATTCTTCCCTGAAATTGTTAAATTCAAAGGAACTCCGGGAACTCTACACCGAAGGGGTGGATAAGGTGTTCGGAATTTTAGGAACCCTCAAAACCACCGCGTTTATCATCGCTATGATTTCACTGATCTCTTCTTTGCTTCACAATCTGATTTCAAAAAAAACGACTCTCGGAATTTTGAAATATCTCGGCGCGGATCAAAGACAACTCGGAAGTATTCTTTTGACCGAGAGCGTTTTTATCACGGTCGTTTCCACTTGTTGGGGAATTCTACTTGCGTTCGTTCTTTCCCCCGTCGTCTTGTATGTAATCAACAAAAACGCGTTCGGTTGGACCTTGAAGTTCACCGTGTCTCCGGAGGTGCCTCTCTTTTTTCTCGTATTATCGCCGATCCTCGGAATTTTTTCCTGCGCCGTCCCCTTGTATACTTTGAGAAAACTCGGATTTCATATCAGCCGGGAATAGACAATGATCGTTCCGCTTTCGCGATGAAAACCAACTTGATTTACAACCTGAATCCACGTAGGATGTTCAACCTATGAGTGCCTTGAGCGAAGTATCGCTGGAAATCGCTTCCGAAATCAAAAGAGTCAATCTTCAGGAGGACGATAAAATCCCTACTTCGGATACGTTCATCAAGGAGCTGATGTCCCTTTTTTCGAGGGAGCCCGACGATCTCCGCAACATCCTCGAAACCCTTCGCGAAGCGAAGATCATCTTCATCATCAAGATCGTATTGCCGGAAGAAAAAGCGAGCAAGATGAACGATCCCGGCGTGGACGCGTATGCGTACGCCGATCTCAAAATTCTGCACGACCTGAAATACTACGCCGAGAAAAAACTCGAACGTCTCTACGAAGCGACGTATTACAAAAAGAAATCCCCTTCTCTCATCACGAGAGAACTCTTTCCGAAAATCCGGGAACTGAACAACACTCCGATCGGGAGAATCGTCAACATCGCCGTGATGCTCGAAGAGTTCATCCGAATGATGAACAACAACCCGAACGATTTCCAGGAAGAATTTCGCGTTCAAGCGATGGAAGAAATTCTCGTCGCGAAAGGAGACGTGGCGCCGACGGAAGGAAAGGATATCGCCGACGAACCTTCAAGGTCCAAGACTTCCTTTTCGAATTCTTTCGGTCCCGTTCCTTCGCAAAGAGCTGCCGATCGAATCGAAGCCCAGGCGCAAGCGGCCAATCTCAATCCGAACAGTCCTTGGGGAAGAATGGTTTCTAAATTTTCGGTGGAATTTCTGCTGCGCGTGCATCTGCGCAAATGCGAGTTCGAGACGGTCAAAAAACTGATCACATCGGGAAAAGTAACCGACGGTGAAAATCTGAAGCTAATCCGGGACAATCTTGTAAAGATGGAAAAGAACATCAACGTCGACAAGGTTCTCGCTTCGTATCTGGAAGAAATGACGGAGCTAAGAAGGCTCGTTCAAAGAAAGCTGAACGCCCTCTCCAAACCGAGAATGTTGTAGAAATTCTTCCGTAATTCGCAAACGAATCGCGAAATTTTTTTCCAAAAATTTCAGAACATGTTTCAATTTTCTTTTAAATATTAAAGAACCTTTAAATAGATAAGACACTGCGCGATCAAAAGCGCCCCCAAAAGAAAAATCCATCTTCGTTTGGCGGAATATACGAGTTTGACCTTGTCTTCCGGAAAATAAACCGCGACCAACAACGCATTCACGTTTGCGATCAGATAAAAGGATTCGATCCGGATATGGAACGCAGGATATAAAACGACTCCCAACGCGACAAAAGAAGGAATAAAATACAAAAGGGTTTTCGGATGCAGAAAACCTGCCTTGGATTCCTGAAGGACGACCTTCTTTCCCGAATTTTTTTCCAACTCTTCCTGAAAACGATCCGGCTCCAATAGATTCAAAACGGGAATTTGATCTTCCTTGGTTGCGATCAAAAAACGAACGTAGGAACGGAACACATCCCTTTCGATCGAAACGATGGACTTCAGTCTGGTTTCGAGAGCTTGTCCTTTGGAATTGAAAAGTCTGAGCGCGTTGGAAGTCAGTTCCACCTTCGCGCCCTTCAACACCTTGATCTGTCTGGAAAAATTCCGATAGAGAAGAAATCCGAGAACCAAAGAAAGAAGACCGAAAATCCGCACGAAGTCTTCTCGGTTTTCTTCCGGAACTTTGAGGAAGTTCCACGCGATGAACGCAAGATACAAAAGAATCACCGCGCCGGAACGAAGAATCAGATTCTTCCGAAACTTATTAAAATCATACGCGAATTCAGTCATGCTGGAGGTTTCCAAAATCACTTTTTTTGAATATAGGAAACATCTGAACTCCTTCCGCGAGAATCGCTTCCATTCCGCCTTCTTGACGATCGAGGATGCAGATGCCCTGCGTCACTTCGATTCCCGAGTCGCGCATGGAACGGATCGCTTGGATCGTGGAGCCGCCGGTGGTGATCACATCGTCCACGATGACGCAGGTTTTGACGGCGTGAACCGCTCCTTCCACGAGTTTTTTCGTTCCGTGATCCTTGGAAAGTTTACGCACGATCAAAGGATAAACGTTCAACTTTTGTTTTCTGAATTCTAAACTGATTCCGTAGCAGATCGGATCGGCGCCCATCGTCAAACCGCCGAAGGCTTCCGGTTTTAAAATTCCGGAATCCTTTAAGTGCTGTTCTACGATGAACTTGCAGAGGAGTTCCAATCGATCCGGAACGAGAGTGATCTCTTTGCAATTGAAATAATGCCTGGATTGTTTTCCGGATGCGAGCGTAAAGGGCTCTTCCGAATAACGATAAGCGTGCAAACGAATGAGTTCTAAAAGTTCTTGTTTCATCTTGTTGTAGAATTCCGGTGCGGTTTGATTTAACCAGTGAAATTCCCCGAAAGAATCTGGAAAACCGTTTTCGATAAAACGATTCTTAAAAAGCCCGAAACGCCGCAGCTTCCATCCTTCTTACCGAATAAAAAACACTTTCAAAACGGATTCGAGCCTGAATCCTGTAAAACATGCAGTCAGTCAGGCTTACGTCCGTTTCTCTCAAAACGAGAGTCTTCGATTTCGAAGGCAACTTTGCGAAGATCCAAAAAGTTCTCGAGCTCGAAACGAATTCGGACCTCATCCTATTCCCCGAGCTTTGCATTTCCGGATACGGATGCGAGGATTCTTTTTTCTTTCCGCGCATCTGGAAAGAATCCTGGAACACTCTGACTCGAATTCTTCCTTTGACCGAAAATAAGATCGTAGTCGTCGGACTTCCCGTATTCCAAAATCCGTATCTATTCAACTGCGCGGCCGTTCTTTGCAACGGAGCCGTCGCCGGAATCGTTCCCAAATCGAACCTCGCCACGACGGGAGTTCATTACGAAAACCGTTGGTTCGCAAGAGGGGAAGAAGCACAGGAGAATTTCGTGGCGCCGGACGGTTCCGCGGTTCCGTTCGGCTCGCTCGTTTTTGAAACCGATCATTTTTCCTTCGGTGTGGAAATCTGCGAGGATTCCTGGGTTTTACAAAAGCCTTCGATCCCTCTCGCGGAAGCGGGAACCGAT of Leptospira sanjuanensis contains these proteins:
- a CDS encoding ABC transporter permease, with the protein product MSFRIYILFLFEYFRSHKTAAFFALAGISLGVGLFISTTANGMKAEKSLSDFAMGYFQGEYKIKISSALGEQNLPVSLIRTLSSDPSLSWIVKIAPRFQKEVILNDSIRAVYIGLDFLKETPEFRRDSNSSLLKEETNPLAQVWISRSLSENISSRSVNVRNGSQNFTLENPIPFDMEGGSVLMEDIESAMERFETNGNVSFFLIQPNEFRSEQKRILEQKLGSNFRIETVEDIREKSGNALRSFQLNLLVISFISLIIAFFMVSNTMSGLYVSREKELGILKTMGLSPGHTFLLFVSQAMLLGVVGSVLGLGLGFLFSRLDFFSPEAASADLSYLKTYKSIPSSTWMFGLTIGIAGSFISAAFPSFRAGRISPITILRESASGTVRVRESRLFAIGLSLLLTFSFVAFLPVRSKFPWAGLLGIGGIVIGVTLCFPRVFQILSAFFFRLSERSDRSFVFMKVGLEETRNQPFRNTLTSATLMLATALVVCLSILTDSYRRSLNDWVEAEFPAELTIINTANLAAGIHGGVPIYLLSELRKIPEVSSLDGFCVNTRISTNRGNFTIHAYTFSAYDREHSPERLIVNENELLISSNMAYLQNFQVGDRITIETKLGPKEFLIRGIKEHFFSERGTIMMDIGNYEKFFGIQGYNSIKIFLKKDSDHQRAERSIAEILTQNSSLKLLNSKELRELYTEGVDKVFGILGTLKTTAFIIAMISLISSLLHNLISKKTTLGILKYLGADQRQLGSILLTESVFITVVSTCWGILLAFVLSPVVLYVINKNAFGWTLKFTVSPEVPLFFLVLSPILGIFSCAVPLYTLRKLGFHISRE
- the pyrE gene encoding orotate phosphoribosyltransferase gives rise to the protein MKQELLELIRLHAYRYSEEPFTLASGKQSRHYFNCKEITLVPDRLELLCKFIVEQHLKDSGILKPEAFGGLTMGADPICYGISLEFRKQKLNVYPLIVRKLSKDHGTKKLVEGAVHAVKTCVIVDDVITTGGSTIQAIRSMRDSGIEVTQGICILDRQEGGMEAILAEGVQMFPIFKKSDFGNLQHD